The Acinonyx jubatus isolate Ajub_Pintada_27869175 chromosome B3, VMU_Ajub_asm_v1.0, whole genome shotgun sequence genomic interval ctctctccccaaagtaagtaaacattaaaaaaaaaattgggagggcacctgggtggctcagtcagttaagcgtccgacttcggctcaggtcatgatctcacggttcatgggttcgagccccgcatcgggctctgtgcggacagctcagagcctggagcctgctccggattctgggtctccctctctctctgcccctcccccactcacactccatctctctctctctctctcaaaaataaacattaaaaaaaaagcttttaataaaaacacttttaaaaatttttgaatagtttAATAGATAAAAAATAGAGAATCCACAGTGCTCCACACCCCCTGTTCAAACACCACGCACAGGGTGAGCCCAAGAACATTTACAGGCAAATCAATAAAACTCCTGAGCTTTCTGCCCTGCTCCCTGGAGAGCTGGAGACCATTACAGGGACTCGTTCAAGAGCAGGCAACCACCACTACTGGGTGACCCAGCTCCAAACCTGCCCCAGAGCCCTCCACCCACCCGCCCCTGCCAACCCATGTGGGCACGGGACAGTAGCAGGGGAATGTGTGACAGCAGCAAGTTCTAGGCGCTTACCAGGAGGGGGACCATTCCTGACTTTTCACCATCAAAGGAGCATCCCATCCCTTTAGCAGACAAGCTTGTTCTGTCACCAAGCCTTTAGGGATGGCACCTGGGCGCCCTTGTCACCCAGCTCCAGGAAGACGGAActgcctgcttcggaatctgtgagCGGATTCGGAACAAGGCCACAGCCAAGAGAGGGCAAGCCCCCACCAGCTCAGGACTGCCTGACCCTAGAAGTCACAAGGAGGAAGACAAGGGCTGGGCCAAAGCCTTGCTTTGGAGCAGACCCGCCCGGTCTGAGAACCTGCAGGGAAGGTTCTTTCCTGTGGCCACTATCACCACGGCCACCTCGGAGGCTCCAGGCTTCCTCCCTTGCTGTCCCCAGCCCGGCCATGACAGCCACCGGATGAATGCGACGGAATCGCCACGCCCCGAGCCAGCCCGCATGAATCACCGTGTGCGTGGCACCCATAACTCAGAGTAACCACTCAATAAACGTGTGCCCGTGTCGTCCTTCCTGCTTGAAGGGCAAACTCTCTCAACAACCCGGCCCCGCCCTTCTGCCTTCCAAATATTCTCCACTCACACAACCGCATCCCCAGAACTGTCGGGGGTGTCCCGCTGCAGTGGGGTCAGGAACGCCCTTTACCGGTTTCCAGGCTGTGGCCGGCACACCTCCCCCGCTGGGGAGCCACCCACCTCCAGAGCCACCGGGGTCCTCCTGGACCTCTCGGTCCTTTTCTCCGTGGGCGCCAAAGGCTGGATGGCTGCAACCATGGGGCTCCCTCCCCCAGAGGCTGGACACAGCACCCCCCCGGGCTGACAGCCCTCCCTGCCTTGGAGCAGCAGCAACCCGGCCCCAAGGCTTTTCTTCTCTCGGCTCCACGTTTCAGTTGTTTCAGTTCACCGGAGGAGGCGTCCAGGCCCAGGGCTACCCCAGCTCCTCCCGGGCTCTCGGCACCGGTGGTCAGACCCACCTGCGGACCTCATGCTGCCGTATTCCTGCTGAAATGCTGTCTCCCTTCTGTCCAACTAGGCAAGGGATCACTTGGCTCTGACAAGAGGCGGGTACAAGGCTGTCCTCACAAGCACGTGGCAGGGGTCCCCCGTCCCCACCCAGAGGCAGCAAATCTGCAGGGGTCCAGGTGACAGTGGAAGGCCGCCGAACCTACCCTTGGAGGCCCAGCTCTGGGACCGGGGTGTTACCATCCTCAGGacgggtgaggaaactgaggcttaggggcTCAGTGAGCAGGTGGCAAGGCGAGGCTTCACCCGGCACTGAGTGCtccagccggggtgggggggggggagaactaACCGGTGGAAGACGGTCATGTCACACAGTTCACACGCCTCACTGTGCCCCCCGCTCCCGTCAACCCCAAAGGCTGGTAACAGgctcccactttgcagatgagaaaacagaggcccacAAAGGTTCCGGAACTCGCCTAAGGTCCCAGGCGTCCAGTTCTCTGTGCTGATGACACCGACAAGCATGGGGTGGAAAATCCCCATGGGTGGAAAGGGCAGATTACGAGCAGCAGAGGATTTCCTTGCTAATCATGCTGCTCTGGGGACAATATTATAACCCAAGTTGTGTGCCAGGGGCTCAGAGGCCGGGCCACAGTGAGGGGGTCTGGTGGTGTCACCACGGCAGAGGGGAAGCCAGCCTGGGAGAGACGCGAGGGAATGAAAACACAAGAAGCGAGGAAGGACTCCCCACGAAGAGAAGCCTGCACTGTGCCCACACCCCCCGTTTTACGGATCTCCATGAGCCGTGCTGgctcacacaggcacacaggAGAGCAGGGATGAGGCACTGGGTCTGGCTTCCCCAGAAGAGGTGCCACACCTTTGCTACACAGGTCTAGGCTCTGGAGCTGCCCCCGGCCCTGTGTCCATCTGCCAGGGACCAAGCTCTTGGAGGCCTTCCATTGCTGGTGGGGCCTCCCATGGGAGTGTCTCCTAGCCCGACAGAGACAGAACATCCCGGGCCAAGGGACAGCACACACAGAGTGGCAGGCCCAGACTCTGACACAGGAGACCCAACATGGACCCTAGGTCCCCCAAGCGGTCGCGTGGGACCTGGAGCAAGTCACCGCTcctttccaagcctcagtttccccatctacaaTATGGGACCATTTGGGGGCTCTGAGCATAATGGAGTCAGGGCTGGGAAGGTCTTTCtggtaaactgtaaagtgctggGGACGCCCTGGCCTTCCCCAGGGTCACCTACCAATAAGCCTCTTAAGGTCAGCCTTCCTTTAGTGCCTGGCCCGACACCCCAAGGCCCTGGATGGAAGGTCAGGGtcaggttggggagggagggggaaaggctAATCTAACCCACCCCATTGTCTTCGCTGACCTTTGCTCCCAGACCTAGCTGGGTTGAGGAAAAGCCGTCTTCTTAGTGATCCTGCCCAGGAGGTACTGAGTTGGGAGGCCCCTAATAAAAGACCTATTCAGGGCCTTTTTTCAAGGTCCAGACCACCCTCACTCCATCCTCCCTCGAAATCAACAAAAAACACAAGCAGGAGAATAAATCCATCTTATTCTGAGAAGCTGAAATGTTTCAcccaaacttttaaaagtaaacaggGCCCATACAAAGGCTGCCGGAGGTCCTGATTTCCCTAGGTTAGTTAAAGGGGAATGGGCAAGGGTGTGCCTGGGGAGGGCAGGATGTGGATacagggagttggggggagggggggaagcaagggtgggggaggggtgggagggaaactGTTGAAAATGCTTTTgtctgagggcgcctgggtggctcagtctgacttcagcctaggtcatgatctagctgttcccgagttcaagcccctcatggggctctgtgccgacagctcagagcctggagcctgtttcagattctgtctgtctgtctctctgcccctccccccactcactctctgtctctctctctgtctccctctcaaaaataaacattaaaaaaattcttttaaagaaaaaagaaaatgcttttgctTGAAAGTTATCAGTTCAAGGGGGCAAATGTGACTTTCTTGAGTTTGGGGTTCTCCTGCCTCATTTGTCCCGCATGAGTACAGCAAAGAGCATTCCAGTCCGGACTTCAATCAGCACAGCCCAGACCTTGGTCAAAAACAACCTGGGAAAAAGGCCTGTTTGCATATGCATTCTGGGCTGCCAGGCCCCACCCAGCCAAGGGCAGCCAGGAATCAGATGGGCCACAGCAGCCTTCCTGGgcatccccccccgccccccccccccgaccccggcTGCAGGCACCCGGCTACTTCCAAGGTAACTACAGGGCCACAGTCCCCATCTGACCAGGTGCTATGGTCTCAAAGGTCCAGGCGAGCTGTCTAAACAGCAGAGTTTTGAAGAGAACACCAAAGTCTGCCTGGCAGGCCCCTTTGCAAAGGGgtcccttttgttttttcatgagGAGCCTGGGAAGAAATAGGCAGCACAAGGATTCGGACAACTGCAGAGACTCACTGTGTGCAGATCCTGACCTCCCTCGACCTCGGTGGATAAAGGGGATGCTCTGGGTTTTGCCCCGCTTtgcagaaaagcagagagaggctcagagaagttaagtaacttgtcccagAGACCAGGAGGAGGCAGATTCGAATGAAGACAGTCTGACCCCTCCGGGTAATAGGGTTATCAACCATCTGCTCTGTGGTCACCGATAAGGAAGTGACACTTCCCAGAATGTCAAACGAGAGCAAACCAGGGTCGCAAGTCAACAATGTCTGTTAAGAGTCCTGGCAGGACGGCCCTCACTCGGCCTGAGCCATGGACGAGCCCCAGCGGCCCCCGGACGACCCCCGCCCGGCAACCCACACCTCCCCCTGCAGCTTCCCCCCACCAGGTAACTGGTGCTAAGACACTTCCAATCTCCACTGCTTTCCCAGACAATGCTCAgaacctctctcagcctccactTGCTCGTCTGAAAATGGGGCTAATACTGCTTCCCACGGTTCTCGTGAGGATGAACAGAGACCAAGTATGTAAGGCAGAAGCCTAGTCTCCACCGCACTGTCTCCACCACCCAGACTGAGGCTTTTTATCTTTCCCAtctcctccagcccccccccccgcccgccacgTAAAACTACAGATCCGAGCACAGAAAGGcagtttatctttatttatttttagagaaagatagagagcgagcaggggaggagcagagagatagagagagagagagagagagagagagagagagagagagaaagagaatcccaagcaggctccactctgccagcaaagagcctgacacgggctcaatctcacaatgctgagatcatgacctgagccgaaattaagagtcggatgctcaaccagctgagccacccaggcgcccccagaaaagtAGTTTTTAAGAGAAGGGACTTTCCTTGTTTCCAGGCATCCTATTCACATTGTTGGGAGAGTTTATCTCAAGGCCACGCAGAACCTCAAGAGACAAAAGTAAACACCAACCTGTCTGCAACTGAAGTCAGTGAAAGTATTGCTGAATTTGTGTTtcacccaacacagagcccggccACAAGATCTGTGGCTCGCCTGTTCCCAGAGAGCTTGGgacttgggggctggggggggggggggggggggggggactctgcAGGAAACTCTACACCTCAGCTCCCACGCACCCCCTGGTCCCAGGCTCGGGCATCATCCACCGCTATGGTTGAAcactgagccaggcaggggctGCGTCTCTGTGTCCAAAGCAGGACAGAACTTCCCTGCGAGGACACAGCAGCACCCAGCACTTCGGTGCAGTGTGCTCAGGGCCACTCTCTCGCAAGTGTCGTTGATGACGCAGCTGAAAACCAGAAACGTTTCATTTCCCAGCCACACGGCTGCAGCGATCCCTCCCTGCActtgggagaaactgaggcccagaaatctGCCCCTCCCAAGGCGCCCAAGGCGGCAAGGCCAGAGAGGCTGGGACTCCTGAGTCCCTAGACCCAAGAAACCGCGACAAATTAAACCACCCACTGGCCTTAAGCAGCAGGCTGGGGTGGGAAATGGGGGTGGGTACAGAGTTACAAAGGGAAACCTGAGTTGCTAATCAGTAACAAAATATCCCTCCAACCCAGTCCTGCTCTGAACTGGCAGGCTCCGaaggtaaataaaggaaaaactgtGCTGTGCTAGCTCTCCCCACCTCCATGTGGCCAGTGCCCACCCAAACACCCCACAGAGGCCACTTGGCCCCCATCAAACCAGAGAGGGAGCGTCCCTCCTCCGCTCAGGCGTTACTCTGGGGAAGGACAGTCATTTAAAGCCCAGACACATTTTCTCTGAACTAGGAAAGCCttcaaagaaaaccagaaagggcTGTTTAATCTCCACCTTCAGGCAAATAGTTCAGGCAGCACAATGCCACCACAACTGGGAGCCAAGCCACCAAAAATGTGGAAGAACGAGGAGACAGGGAGAGCCACGGATCAGAGCGCTGGGAACAGAAGCCGCTGCTCAAGCTGGGGGCCCAGCAGCCACCGGGCCACCGTGGAAGACAGTAGCTGAGCTTTCCTGAGGCCAAAGGTCCTCCACCCACACCCGGGCCACTTACCACTACTACACTTCCTGCACGGCGACCCACAGTTTACAAATCCCTTGGGGGAGCTTTATCTCCACCTCAGATCCACAAGACAGAGGAAAACTCCATTCCACAGATAAAGAAAGGCACAGAGGTAGGCAGAGGAGAAAAGCCAGGATCCATTCCAAGCACATATCCCTCTGGAAAGCCTTCGAGTCTCGGTTCAGAAAGGTCCCTCCTCCTTGAGTCCAGGACTGATGGCACACCAGAAAGGCTCTCAGCCCCGGGGGCCCCTGGCCCAGCTGCCTGGGAGTCCCATCGCACTGCCCGGCTCTTTCTCAGCCACCAAGGCAGCGAGAGGAGCCCAGCTGCAATTCCGGTGGGCACGCACGTGGACGCTGCCCAGGTCTGGGGTTGCCTGCTGCCCCAAATAAGACGGGAAATTCAGCTGTACTGGAAgaggctttttctttctccccgccccccctaaACTTCCCGCTCCTGGACAAGGATTTCCAGGCTGGGATGAGGCGTCCCTAGCCAGCCTTGCAGCGCCATGCACCAACACTGACAGTTCCACAGGAGGGAAACTTTTCTGGGGTCCGCTGGgaccccggcccggcccggccgcgCATTCGGAAGCTGGGCAGGGCCACGCCTCCATCCCGTGTCCAGAAAAACACCACCCAAAGCCCCACTGCGCGTGGGTGCGGCATCCCCCCCAGCCCAGAGTATGGATACCAGCCGGAGGAGGAGTCTGAAGTGGCGACCCACCCTGGGGGTAGGGGCCGTGGGCCTGAGACCCGCGCTACCGGACCCGCGCGGTCCTTACCGTGCAGGCCGTTGGGGATGCTTCGGTGGTGCGGTGGCGCGGACAGGTCGTCCAGGGACCTGCGCGTGGCTACTGCCTTGCAGTCGGGAGCCTTGTGCGGCCCGGGGGGCAGCAGCGGGGGCGGGACGTGGTGGTGGTGGTCCGGGCTGCCTCCGCTGCCCGCGCTGGACGTGCTGCTGCCGTCGCCCACGTCGCGGGCCCCCGCGCCCGCCGCGCCGCCCGCCAGCGGCCCGCTCAGGCTGGCCTGGCTGTCGATGGAGCTTCGGgagcccgcgccgccgccgccaccgccgccgccgccaccgccgcccgcgccgcccgcaCCCCCCGCCAGCGCCGCGCGCTCCTCGTCCAGCATCAGCACCAGCTCCTTGAGCTCCAGGTTCTCACGCAGCAGGGCCTCCTGGCGCGCCTCGAGCTCGCGCAGTTTCTGCTGCGAGCGGGCCACCTCGTGCCACACGGCGCCGGCCGCGTGGCGCCCGAAGCGCTGCCACTCGCGCGCCAGCTTGCGCCCCTTCTGCCGGTCGTCGTCGAGGAAACAGCAGAGCTCGCGGAGCTCCTGGTTGTCGTCCTGCAGCCGCTGGTTCACGTCCTTGAGGCCGCGGATCTCCAGCAGGTGCTGCTGCAGCCGCCGGTTCACGTCGCGCATCAGGCCGCCGTGCTCCAGCATGAGGCCCACCTTCTCGCCCTCCGCGCGCCGCAGCCGCCGCGCCAGCTCCTCCTTGCTCCAGCGCAGCAGCTCCTCGTCCGGCACCTGGCTCAGCTCCTccgacgccgccgccgccgccgccgccgtcgccgccgccggGGGCTTCGCCATGGCGGGGCCGTCACCGCGGCATCGCCCGCGCCCTCGCCCGGCCGGCGCTCCCCGCGCCGGGGCTGCGCTGGGCCGGTCCGCTCACGGGCAGGGGGCGGCCGGGGGCGCGTGCGGGCCGCCCCGCGCCACCTCGCGCGCCCTCACACAGCGTCCGCCCGGGCCGCCCGTGAACCGCGGGGGCTCGGGGCTCGGCGAGCTGGGACCGCTGCTGCGTCGGCGGCCGCCGTGCCGGGCGCTCTCCGGGTTCGGGCGAAGCAGGCGGAGGCCCGCCCCCGGCCCAGCTCCCGGAGCCCCGGCCGCCCCGCCCActccgggaggggagggggcggggcccccTGCCGGCCCCGCCTCCGCGGGGAGCGAGGGGACGGGCCGAGGCGCGCCCGGCCCCCGACGTCCCCCCGCGCCGTGCGCCCGCCCGCCCGGCGCCCTGCCAGAGGAGCGTTCGAGCCGCGGTCCCGCCCTCCCGCCCATCCGATTGGGCCTCCCCgggggtgtgtgggaggggcggggcgcaCGCGGGGGACGCCGAGGAGATGGTACAGTCCAGCCACCCGGcttccacccccccctcccctcccggagGTTCAAGTTTCTGCGCCCGGAGGACGCGGCCTCGGCCAATCCCCGGGCTACAGGGCGCTTTTAAAATGCAGGTACGGCTGCGGGGAGGGGAACGGTGGGAAAGGTAGGGCAGGGCTTTCCTTAAAGGAGACGCGCGGAAATGGACGCCGAGCCCACTCCCAAGCCCGCGTCCTCCGCCCGGCCTCCCCCGccccaaataaacaaatgccCGAGAGGCGGAGGGCAGCTCCGCTTCTCCCTCCCGGGGGCACCAGAGTCCAGCGTAGTCGGAGACACGACGAACAATGGGACTCTGACTCGGAGGTCGCTCTCCCCCGAGGCCGGGCGGCTCTTTGTCCCCTTCCGAGCCCCCGACTCCTCCGCCCCCATCTCCACCCCTGTCCCCTGCTGGAGCCTGCAGAGGCTGCGTTTCCACTCCAGCCCAGGGCTGTGGCTCCTGCGTCTGAGCCCCAAGAGGGCCGGGGCCTCGCCGGCCGTGCCTCGGAGCACGGTCTGTACCCCTTTCGCTGCCCCGAGGGGGCGAGGGCACCGGGAACTTGCCCCCCGCCCGGAGACGCGCTCAGAGCACCACTCCCCCGCCCACCCGATCGCTAGACCCCGGGCTTCAGGGCAGAGTCCGTAATTCCCGAGGTGGAGACCAGTGAGAGGATAGAGGAAGATCTCCCAGTGGGGCCTTAACGCCAGGGCGGGGGGGTCGCCGAGCCTGCCACAGAACCCCCTCCCCACCGGTAGCCTCGCCCGACACCCGGGTGTTCCGGCAGCCCGTGAGTCTGTCTCTTTATCCTCGCGTCCCCGTAGCGTGTTTACGGCGCGCCTGCTGCTAGCTGGTCGGAGGGGGGCGTCCCTCCCCCGGGACCCGCGACGAGATAAAACCCGCGCACTCGACTGTGAGTCGCCTAGGCCTGCGGCGCGCGCCCGCGCAGCAGCTGATGTCCCCATTTCCAGTTGCTCAACCCTTCGTTGGACAACTGCGCACCCACCACCTTCTCTACACCAGTCCTGTTTCAGAcgccctccctgccagcccccccccccccccccccgctccgaCCGCGGGGAGGTGGTTCTTCGGGGCACGACAGCAGAGGTCACTGCCCTCTGGGGGGACGTTGCACTCTGTCGGGAGGACTAGAGAGCAGATAATAAACACTAGATAACCATGAGATTGTAATAAGCGCTGTGTAGGGATTAGGACCAGCTGCTGTCACAGAAAGTGGTAATCAGTTACTTTAGATCCCGTGGTCAAGGAGGACCTCTCCGGAGGTGCATCTAAGCCGGGACCTGAGCAGAAAGGACAAAGATAAGGGGGAAGggcactccaggcagagggagtagTAGTGCAGAGGCCCTAGGGTTGGCCTGTTACTGGCCTGTCCAAGCAAGGCCAGTGGGCCTGGGAATGGgccagggaaggggtgagggatgAGGTCAGAGGGGCCAGATCATGCATGATTCTAGGGCAGCTGGGAAAGCAGTGGGGGGTTAGCACCAGGCAACATGACCTGATTTACCTTTTAAGAGGCTCACTCTAGCCCATatgtggagaagggaaggggggggcggTGCTTGGAGAGGTCCAGATTCAGTCCTTTATTCCCCACCCATCCACCCCTCTCTCCAGGTAGATATtcaggagggggtggtggggagaggatgaCTCCAAGGAGCATAGCTTTGAGCTATGCTTTTGCTGAGTGAATGCACGACCCGTCAGCACATGACCAATTGAATCTGAGCCCCTCATTTtgaagataaggaaactgagccccagaagGGAAATGACTTCCCCAAGGCCACTTTTTGTTCAGTGATTCACTGAACACACATAGAATAATTAGGTAAGAATTTATACACAAAAGCATGTGTATATGCAATCATCTACACAACCCTGGGTTAGGCTCTACGGAATGAGCCAACTAGGCCCCCTGAGTCGAATCTTGAAGAgtgagtaggagtttgccagattttggaggagggaggagaggggttgGGATAGTCCCAGGGGAGGGAACAACATAAGTCAGGACCCCAGAAGCAGGTGATGGTGAGCTGCGAAAGGGGGAGTGTCAGAGGGAGGTGAGGCTAGGGGCCAGGGTTCGGAGGGCTCTGTAAGCTGTGGGGAGAAGCGTGTATGGCCTCTCCCTGGGGCTGATAgttagcaacagcaacaacaggaaTAATGCCACCACCCGCCACTTACCCTGTACTCAGTATGAGCCAGGACTCTAGGCCAGCCCTCCTGTGATGATCATAACCACTCTATAAGAGGGGGTCATTAGCTCTGAGGATTTAATGTCAGTTCCTGTCGGCTTGCTTGTCTCCACGAAGCTCGGATCACCGCGTGAATTCATGGGCGGAGTACAGAGGCGTGTAGACACCCAAGGACTCCGGGACAGCCAGGGGAAGGTTGTGTGGCAGCTGAGTGTTTCTGCAGGCCAGCACAAGTGATGGTGGCTGACGGGTCTGGGGCCGGACTCTGGGGTTTCTTCTCTGCCCACCCTGGGGGGCCCCGAAACAGGGGAAGGCACCACGTAGGGCTGAAAGGCCACCATGCCTAAGAAATCAGGGCCCATGGAAAAATGACCGTAATTATTATCAATAAAgggagcacttttttttttttaatgttttatttatttttgagagagagagacagagcatgagcaggggaggggcagagagagagggagacacagaatccaaagcagactccaggctccgagctgtcagcacaaagctcaacgcggggctcgaactcatggactgtgagatcatgacctgagctggagtcagacacttaacctactgagccacccgggcgcccctagtgAGCACTTTCCATGTACCAGCACCGCTAGGGCTGTACGTGGATTGTAGTCCTAACTGCAGCCCTGTTATGTGGGAGCccacatccccattttacaagaggggaaactgaggctcacgtAGGTGAAGTCacttgtcccaggtcacacagctggcaagcaaatgagctgggatttgaacccaagaccATCTGAGTCCAAGAGGGCCCCGTATCCAGCAGACTACTGCCCTCAGTTGCCCCTTCTCGGAGAGGAGAGCAGACCAGACCAGATGCTTCGGGCATCCTTTTCACTGTGGCACTGGTCCTAGCATGCGGAGGGCCTGCCCTGTGCCAGGACCACGTCCACCATGGCGCTTCCTCCCGCTGCAGGCCTTCCACAAGTCACAGAGACTCCCCAAGCCTCTGGACGGCAGCCAGGGTCAGAGCCGTCCAGCTGTTCCTGCCGACAGGTCGCTGCAGATTGTTAGCTCCACGTCCCAGCGCCTCCGTTGCTGACTTGCTGGGTGACCTCAGGCCACTCTTTTACCTTCTTTGAGCCACAGTTTTCTCCCCCAAGCCCTTCCCCACAGGACGAGTGTCAGGCACTCAGCAGAACTCTTGCAAAAGCTCTGGAAAGGTGAGCTATGCCTCCTCTCCCTACACGTTCTTCCCATCCTCTGGACGAGCACAGTCTTCTGATAAGGACATTTGCACCCATTTTTCAGAGGCCAACACTGAGGTACAATAAAACAAGGGCAGTCCAGGAACCTAGAGCTTGCCCCTGGCAAACTGGGTCACAAAGGATGCTGGGTGTGGCCCTGGGAGCTCCACGGCCACACCCGGCATTGTTTGATAGAGAGCCTGTGACAGAAGGCATCGAGGGAGGCGCGGATCTGACAGGGTCAGCGGAGGCTGGGAAGCTGCAAAACCAGGCCAGCCAGAGACCGGGGCAGATGGATCCCCATCGGTCCCCAGGGTGAAGGTCCCTTTAGAGACCAATTGGGA includes:
- the CCDC85C gene encoding coiled-coil domain-containing protein 85C isoform X3, which produces MAKPPAAATAAAAAAASEELSQVPDEELLRWSKEELARRLRRAEGEKVGLMLEHGGLMRDVNRRLQQHLLEIRGLKDVNQRLQDDNQELRELCCFLDDDRQKGRKLAREWQRFGRHAAGAVWHEVARSQQKLRELEARQEALLRENLELKELVLMLDEERAALAGGAGGAGGGGGGGGGGGGAGSRSSIDSQASLSGPLAGGAAGAGARDVGDGSSTSSAGSGGSPDHHHHVPPPLLPPGPHKAPDCKAVATRRSLDDLSAPPHHRSIPNGLHDPSSTYIRQLETKALAQPPRPCGRPRSWFQQAGSGEFRTLRKGFSPYHSESQLASLPPSYQDSLQNVLEVHENLDRRLQDGCEEGLSEKEKAIVREMCNVVWRKLGDAASSKPSIRQHLSGNQFKGPL
- the CCDC85C gene encoding coiled-coil domain-containing protein 85C isoform X4 gives rise to the protein MAKPPAAATAAAAAAASEELSQVPDEELLRWSKEELARRLRRAEGEKVGLMLEHGGLMRDVNRRLQQHLLEIRGLKDVNQRLQDDNQELRELCCFLDDDRQKGRKLAREWQRFGRHAAGAVWHEVARSQQKLRELEARQEALLRENLELKELVLMLDEERAALAGGAGGAGGGGGGGGGGGGAGSRSSIDSQASLSGPLAGGAAGAGARDVGDGSSTSSAGSGGSPDHHHHVPPPLLPPGPHKAPDCKAVATRRSLDDLSAPPHHRSIPNGLHDPSSTYIRQLETKALAQQAGSGEFRTLRKGFSPYHSESQLASLPPSYQDSLQNVLEVHENLDRRLQDGCEEGLSEKEKAIVREMCNVVWRKLGDAASSKPSIRQHLSGNQFKGPL
- the CCDC85C gene encoding coiled-coil domain-containing protein 85C isoform X1; its protein translation is MAKPPAAATAAAAAAASEELSQVPDEELLRWSKEELARRLRRAEGEKVGLMLEHGGLMRDVNRRLQQHLLEIRGLKDVNQRLQDDNQELRELCCFLDDDRQKGRKLAREWQRFGRHAAGAVWHEVARSQQKLRELEARQEALLRENLELKELVLMLDEERAALAGGAGGAGGGGGGGGGGGGAGSRSSIDSQASLSGPLAGGAAGAGARDVGDGSSTSSAGSGGSPDHHHHVPPPLLPPGPHKAPDCKAVATRRSLDDLSAPPHHRSIPNGLHDPSSTYIRQLETKALAQPPRPCGRPRSWFQQAGSGEFRTLRKGFSPYHSESQLASLPPSYQDSLQNGPACQVPELSSPPSAGYSSAGQKPEAVVHAMKVLEVHENLDRRLQDGCEEGLSEKEKAIVREMCNVVWRKLGDAASSKPSIRQHLSGNQFKGPL
- the CCDC85C gene encoding coiled-coil domain-containing protein 85C isoform X2; amino-acid sequence: MAKPPAAATAAAAAAASEELSQVPDEELLRWSKEELARRLRRAEGEKVGLMLEHGGLMRDVNRRLQQHLLEIRGLKDVNQRLQDDNQELRELCCFLDDDRQKGRKLAREWQRFGRHAAGAVWHEVARSQQKLRELEARQEALLRENLELKELVLMLDEERAALAGGAGGAGGGGGGGGGGGGAGSRSSIDSQASLSGPLAGGAAGAGARDVGDGSSTSSAGSGGSPDHHHHVPPPLLPPGPHKAPDCKAVATRRSLDDLSAPPHHRSIPNGLHDPSSTYIRQLETKALAQQAGSGEFRTLRKGFSPYHSESQLASLPPSYQDSLQNGPACQVPELSSPPSAGYSSAGQKPEAVVHAMKVLEVHENLDRRLQDGCEEGLSEKEKAIVREMCNVVWRKLGDAASSKPSIRQHLSGNQFKGPL